From the genome of Mycoplasmopsis bovis PG45:
TGGGGTATAATATGGCGCATCTAAATATTGTGCATAGGCATCTTCAAAAGCATCAATTCTGTCACTATGATCTAATTCATATTTATACTTATTTTTTTCAAAAACTCCAAAGTCTAAATCTAAAGAGTTTTCTTTAATTCTGCCTACTTTAAAAGCAGGTTTAGGTTTTATATTTCTATTGTCACCAGAATCATCTGTTTTTATTCCATCATAGAATCCGGGAGGAAATTCTTTTCATTGATAATCCTTATCTTTATAACCACTTTCATATTTTTTAAATTTATCATAATGATAAGTTTTATCAAATGCACTTCTTAAGTTAAAAACATGCATATTTGTAGCTAACAATAATTCATAATAATCTTTGTTATTATTTTTTATTCTATCAATTACCCAAGCAGTTCCAAGAAATTTAGGAAAACTAAAAATTCCTGATATATTTTTTTGTTGGTCTACTGTGCTGACTCATTGTTTAGCATTAACATTAAGCTCAATACTACGATCTTTTATATATGTAAAAAAATCAATGTTTGCTTTTAGTTCTTTATTGTTATCTTTGTTTATTAGATAATAATGTTTATTTTTATTATTATTTGTATAAATAAGTAAATATATAACACCTTTTATGTCATCATAGCTACTTTTTATGTTTGAAATATTTCTTAAGTTGAATTTCTTTTCTATAGATTCATAAGTTGCATAAGATAGTAGCTGGCTTAAATTTGAAGGTAAATATCCAAATGGATTATTTCTAATTAGGCTACTAAGATCTATAGTTTTAACTTCTAAACCTTTTACTTCTTCTTCACTAAATTTTTCTAGGTGTTGATGATTTAAATAATGACCTATAGGAATTGAAGGATTAAAAAATTGAGTTTTTTGATATGAATCATCTCCATGATTGCCATATTCGCCTAAGTACTTTGCATAGGTTCAATATTCTTTATCTAATTCGTTTTCATGTCTTGGATATTCTTCGGATATAAAGTTAATATTTCTGGTCTTTAAAAAGTTCTTAAATTTTTTATTTTTTTCTATATAAGTCTTTGTTTTAGAATGTATTTCTCTTGGGCTTAATTTAATTAATTGATCAATAGCTAAAAAATGCTTGTCTGCCTGTTTTATAGGAGTTTTGGCTTCAGTATCACTGTTTTTATCAATCATTTTATCATCGTCTAATTTAGGTAGAACAGACTCTTTATTATTTGTGCAAGATAAAACAAAAGATAGTGGCACTGCAGATGTAATTGTACCTAATAGCAGTTTGAACTTCTTCTCTAACTTAATGTATGACATATTTAGAACCTCAAAATTATTATTGTTTGAATTTATCGAGTTAGGTTTTGTGATATAGCATTATAATGCTATTTTGATTTCGCTATCATTATAACCATTATTTTTTTTAAAATAAACTTTTTTATTAATGCAAAATGCTGTTTGATTGCATAAATATAAAAAAATAATTACATTGTTTTATCCTAAAATTTTCTGTCCTGGCTAATATTGTCTTTTTATTTTTTTATTGTCATAATAAATAAGTAAAAAAATAGTATGCGCACACTGGCCAAACTATTTATTTCTATTGTAGATATGGTAAACTGTCAGATTCAGACTTAACAATGTATAAAAATAAAGCTTTATTTTTAGAAGCTTCAAAACGAATGTTTTTGATTTTTAGATCTCTTTTTAAATCTTTTAAGTCACTTTTAATAATAGGATTCTGAATAACCATTAAAAGGCCGCCAAGTGTTAATTTTGGGTATAGTTTGTTAAAAATTTCAGTATTGCTACTATTATCATTAGCGCTAATGATTAAATTATACTTTTTGTCTTCTGAGTCTATAAAACAAGGCTTTTCTGTTATTTTGTCCTTGAATTTGATTACTGCTTCATTTCAAGTTTTGGAATTTATTGCTCTGAGATCAATTTCTATGTTTGCTAAGGTCATTGTTTTAAGAGTAAGATATAAATTTTCTAAATTAAGCCCATCAATTAAGACATTTTGCGCATAATTTAAATAAACAGACTTAACTATATGAAGCATATCAAATTCATTAATATTTGTGCTAAAAGCTTTATTAATAAATTCATCTTTAGCATCTAACTCAGAGCCTTTAATTTTCATTATTGCATTTTTAGCATTTTCTTCCAGAGTTTTATTAAATTGTTTTCTAATTTTAAACGCTCTTACAAAAACAGTAATTGAAGTTATTATGCCTATTAAAGATGCTATTATTGCTGAAGCGATTAAGCCTCAACCTAAAGAAGTTGGAGAGCCATTTTGGACTAACTTTTCCTTAAAGCTCATATTTTTGACCTCCATATTGTAAGAAATCATTTAATATGATAACAGCACTGACAGTATCTTTTTTGCTTTTTGTTTTTTTATTAGATAGTTTAGCATCCTTTAAAATTCTTTGTGCCTTAATTGTTGAACCATATTCATCAACTAAGTAAATATTAATGCCTGGAAATTCATTAGCTAAAAGAGTAGCAAAATTATCAACCATTACAGTTCTTTCGCTTTTTGAACCATTACTCCTAAGCGGATAACCTAAAACAAAAGCATCAATTGAATTTTGATACATTTTTATTATTTCCTTAACTTTGGTTATTACAACATTAAAATCATTTTCATCAAATCTTATTGTTTCCAAGGCATTAGCGCTTATTTCTAATATGTCGCTAATTGCAAAGCCACATGTTTTGGTTCCTAAGTCAAATGAAAGCTTACGCATTAAGTAAATAGTCCTTAATTAGACTTTCAATATTTTCAGAATAATTCATCTTGCCCATAGCTAATATTGGTGCACCACCACCACGGCCGTTAAGTTCTGAAGATAGTTTTTTGAACATTTTATTAGCATCAATTGCTCTGGTTGCAATAGCTAGCAATAATTCCTTTTCATTTTTTGATCCTATTATGGCTACTGTTTTGCCTGATTGGAATTTATCTCTTATTGAAGCAGCAATTAATTTAACTGATGAAGCATCAACATCTAAATTAATGTAAACATCATAATTATTAATTTTGTCAAATTTGACTGTTTCATAGTCAAATTCAAGATTTGAGCTTTCTTTTAATAATTGTTTGTAAACTTCTCTGAGCTCATCAATTCTTTTATTAATTGATAAATTCAATGTTTCAATATCAGGCTCATTTTCATTAATCACAGGAGCTACATAGTCATTTTTAAGCTCCTTAATTTTTTTGATAATTGTAGCTAATTCTTCGTTAAGTTTTTTATTAACTTCACTTAAGTATTCATTAACCAATTTGATAGAACTTATAGCTCTAATTCTAAATACACCTGCTTGTTTTTTCTCGACATTAGTAATTTTAAAGCTTTCCAATTTTGAAGTATTGCTTAAGTGAGTACCACCACATAGGTCACTAGTTATATCACCAAAACGAACAACTCTAACTGCCCTAGGATCCATATATTCACCCTCTTCTAAGGTCATGATTGCACCCATTTCTCTAGCTTTATCAACTGTGGTTGTGATATATTCACGGTCAATAGATTTTGTAATGTAGCTTCTTACTAAATCTTCTATTGCTTTTATTTGTTCATCACTAGGTTTTTCATCAGCTGGAAAGTCAAATGTGAGTCTTTCTTCATTATTATCTGAACCTAATTGCTCAATGTGAGAACCCAAGACATTTCTTAAAGCGCAGAATAATAAGTGAGTCCCTGAGTGGTTTCTTTCTAAGCCAATTCTTATGTTAGGATCAACAAATGAAGAAACTGGTTCATAGTTATTCATTTTTCCTTCTACAAAATGAATGTGGTTGCCAAATTTATCTTTGAAAACATCAATTATTTTGATCTTATTTTCGCCTTGGATAATAAAGCCTTTATCATGTCTTTGACCGCCACTAGTTGCATAAAATGGAGTAGTTTCTAAAAGCACATATCCGCCTGTTTCAAAGCTTTCTACTTCATTTTCTTCATCAAAAAGTTTAAGCACTTTAGAACTAGCGCTTAGCTCAGAATAACCAACAAAGTTATCCATTTTTTTATCAATTAATGCTAGTGAGTTAATAACTTTATCCATCCCAGTAGCTTTACCACCTTTTGAAGCTAAGGCATGTTTTTCTTTAGCTAATTCAAAGGCCTCCATGTCAACTCTGATGCCTTTTTGATGTAATATTTCAGCTGTAAGTTCAATTGGAAAACCATATGTTTCCAATAAATTGAATGCAACAGCACCATCAAAAACTTTGTTTTCATTATCTAAAAATGACTCTAATAATATTTTGCCTTTTTCAATTGTCTTGCTAAACAATAACTCTTCTTCTTTAATAGCGTCAATAACATCTTTTTCATCATATTCATAAGGTAATGAATCTTTTACCACTTTGACCAATTTGTGTAAAAATAAGTCTTTTATACCCAATTGCATACCTTTGTAGTATGACCTTCTTAAAAGTCTTCTAATTATATAACCACGACCAACATTAGAAACTTTTGCGCCATCGGCTATTGCGTTAACTACTGTTCTAATATGGTCGGCAATAATCTTAAAATTAGTGTTAATTTCACTCTGATGCTCATCTTTAACAAAATAGTTTTCTATTATATATTTATATCGTGAGTATTTTTCAATTTCTCTAATAATGTTAATAAATAAATCAGAATCGTAGTTAGTAGGTACATCCTGCATAATGCTTGCTAATCTTTCTAAGCCAGCACCAGTATCGATGTTTTTTTGCTTTAATTCAGTGTAATTACCTTCGCCATCATTATTGAATTGTGAAAAAACTATATTTCAGATTTCAATATACCTGTCATTTTCTATATCATTTTTTAATAAATCAATCCCACGGCTGTCATATTTTTCACCACGGTCATAAAAAATTTCAGTACATGGTCCACATGGGCCAGATCCTAAATCTCAAAAATTTGTGTCTCTTGTACCGCTAATTAAATGCGATTCATCAACGCCATTTTCTAGTCAATAATTTTTAGCTTCTAAATCTTCTTCATAGTATGTAAAGTATAATTTTTCAAAGTCCATTTCTAAGACATTTACTAAAAATTCTTTAGCATATGCAATAGCTTCTTTTTTAAAATAGTTGCCAATTGAAAAATTGCCAAGCATTTCAAAAAAGGTATGGTGCCTGCTGGTTACGCCTACATTTTCTATATCATTAGTTCTTATGGCTTTTTGACTATTAGTAAGTCTAAATGCAGGTGGTACTTTTTTACCAGAAAAGTAATTTTTCAAAGTTGCAACACCTGAATTAATTCATAATAGTGATGGATCATTAACAGGAATTAATGACTTGCTTTCAATTACTAAGTGATTTTTTGATTCAAAAAAATCTAATCACTTCTGTCTTATCTCAGTCGATGTTAATTTTTTCATAAATACCGCCTTATAAATAAGTTTTTTCACTGCCCTTATAATAAATTTTTTCAATAACTGCTCCGCCAAGACATTTTTGGCCTTCATAAATCACTACTTGTTGGCCAGGTGTAACAGCTTGTGCTTCTGACGGATAATAAACTTTTATAGTATTATTCGGTAATAATTCAATTGTTACTGGAATATTCTCTTGTCTGTATCTAAATTTAGCACTTAGATTATTATGATCAAAGTCATTATGATTAAGGGTAAGCCCTGTTGCTAATAGTGCATCAGAAGTTAAATAACTTAAATCACTGCTAGGCGCAACATATAAAATGTTTTTCTTCACATCATGTCCACAAACATAATATGGCTCAGCTTGTCCGCCTAAATTAAGTCCTTTTCTTTGGCCTATTGTGTAATAGAAACATCCTTCATGCTTACCAAGCTTATTATTAGTTCTTATATCAACAATATCTCCAGGTTGCATCGGAATATAATTTTGTAAAAACTTTGTAAATTTACGCTCACCTATAAAACATATACCAGTTGAATCTTTTTTGCTAGCAGTTATTAAACCTTGCTCTTGTGCTATTTTTCTTACTTCCTCTTTTGAGTTAAATTCAGCTAAAGGCATAAGCACCCTTTTTAATTGCTCATGACTTAATTGTGCCAAAAAGTATGTTTGATCTTTATTCTGGTCTTTGGCCCGATAAAGCCTGCCATCAGTAACTTTAGCATAATGACCCATTGCAATATAATCAGCTCCAAGATTATTAAAAGCATAGTCACTAAAAGCCTTAAATTTAATATATTTGTTACACAAAATATCTGGATTTGGAGTTCTTCCGGCTTCATATTCAGAAATAAATGTTTTAAAAACATCATTTCAGTATTCATTCACAAAATCAACTCTGTGAAGCTTAATTCCTAATTTATTTGCCACTTCTAAAGCATCATGATAGTCTTGTTCTTGTGGGCATATATCCTGTGAAATATTTTCATTACCTAAAAAATCGTTATTAAGCATTGAGTCTCAGTTACGCATAAAAAGGCCTTCAACTTCATAGCCTTGTTTAAGCAATAAATATGCACAAACAGACGAATCAACGCCACCTGACATTCCTAAAATTACTTTTTTCTTATTAGACATAATTATTTCTAAATTTTACCATTTATTTGGCTCTCAATTCCTTATTTGCAGACGCATTTTTAGATATTCTTGATATTTAATTTTTCTTGTTTGCTCTTTTATAAATTAAGTCACAACAGTTGCGTATGCTATAATAAAAACAATTACATTTTGATATTTAGGAGTCACTATGCCTACACCACATTTAAGTTGCAATAAAGGCGAAATTGCTAAGATTGTCTTAATGCCAGGAGATCCATTAAGAGCAGAATACATGGCTAAAAAATTTTTAACTAATCCAAAATTAGTTTCATTAGTAAGAAACATTTACTTTTATACAGGCGAATATAAAGGGAAATTAGTAACTATTGGAGCTAGCGGAATGGGAGTAGCTAGTATGGGAATCTATGCCTATGAGTTATTTACTGAATATGATGTTGACGTAATTATAAGACTAGGCTCAACAGGTTCAT
Proteins encoded in this window:
- a CDS encoding MAG2960 family serine endopeptidase lipoprotein, yielding MSYIKLEKKFKLLLGTITSAVPLSFVLSCTNNKESVLPKLDDDKMIDKNSDTEAKTPIKQADKHFLAIDQLIKLSPREIHSKTKTYIEKNKKFKNFLKTRNINFISEEYPRHENELDKEYWTYAKYLGEYGNHGDDSYQKTQFFNPSIPIGHYLNHQHLEKFSEEEVKGLEVKTIDLSSLIRNNPFGYLPSNLSQLLSYATYESIEKKFNLRNISNIKSSYDDIKGVIYLLIYTNNNKNKHYYLINKDNNKELKANIDFFTYIKDRSIELNVNAKQWVSTVDQQKNISGIFSFPKFLGTAWVIDRIKNNNKDYYELLLATNMHVFNLRSAFDKTYHYDKFKKYESGYKDKDYQWKEFPPGFYDGIKTDDSGDNRNIKPKPAFKVGRIKENSLDLDFGVFEKNKYKYELDHSDRIDAFEDAYAQYLDAPYYTPRYESNNTYLKAIEKIPETLKNNFSYFNTKNSGADFLTLRLKIKKDKLKNVLPKLASVIGTDEEKDFYVNFSNKEFSPIKTQFYAGYPKHWDPFSKKSQFRGIKSEGGIISTKRRIVDENWFRDVWLRYDEKLNKEYNSENNLWEKYQQPFIKKKDKDDKYQLIKEEHGMPLTTLDQFSTLYTNIPFGDLNLKEGASGSMAIDSSFNVIGILNTRVDNVIGDKKVIKFDKPYGKDGIIDGIVVRPQTNGIVLFKSLSDDYIGKEKQPFIIDGLKNKLINDKLETIKLNPNSK
- a CDS encoding BC85_0335 family putative methyltransferase translates to MSFKEKLVQNGSPTSLGWGLIASAIIASLIGIITSITVFVRAFKIRKQFNKTLEENAKNAIMKIKGSELDAKDEFINKAFSTNINEFDMLHIVKSVYLNYAQNVLIDGLNLENLYLTLKTMTLANIEIDLRAINSKTWNEAVIKFKDKITEKPCFIDSEDKKYNLIISANDNSSNTEIFNKLYPKLTLGGLLMVIQNPIIKSDLKDLKRDLKIKNIRFEASKNKALFLYIVKSESDSLPYLQ
- the ruvX gene encoding Holliday junction resolvase RuvX, whose amino-acid sequence is MRKLSFDLGTKTCGFAISDILEISANALETIRFDENDFNVVITKVKEIIKMYQNSIDAFVLGYPLRSNGSKSERTVMVDNFATLLANEFPGINIYLVDEYGSTIKAQRILKDAKLSNKKTKSKKDTVSAVIILNDFLQYGGQKYEL
- the alaS gene encoding alanine--tRNA ligase, which translates into the protein MKKLTSTEIRQKWLDFFESKNHLVIESKSLIPVNDPSLLWINSGVATLKNYFSGKKVPPAFRLTNSQKAIRTNDIENVGVTSRHHTFFEMLGNFSIGNYFKKEAIAYAKEFLVNVLEMDFEKLYFTYYEEDLEAKNYWLENGVDESHLISGTRDTNFWDLGSGPCGPCTEIFYDRGEKYDSRGIDLLKNDIENDRYIEIWNIVFSQFNNDGEGNYTELKQKNIDTGAGLERLASIMQDVPTNYDSDLFINIIREIEKYSRYKYIIENYFVKDEHQSEINTNFKIIADHIRTVVNAIADGAKVSNVGRGYIIRRLLRRSYYKGMQLGIKDLFLHKLVKVVKDSLPYEYDEKDVIDAIKEEELLFSKTIEKGKILLESFLDNENKVFDGAVAFNLLETYGFPIELTAEILHQKGIRVDMEAFELAKEKHALASKGGKATGMDKVINSLALIDKKMDNFVGYSELSASSKVLKLFDEENEVESFETGGYVLLETTPFYATSGGQRHDKGFIIQGENKIKIIDVFKDKFGNHIHFVEGKMNNYEPVSSFVDPNIRIGLERNHSGTHLLFCALRNVLGSHIEQLGSDNNEERLTFDFPADEKPSDEQIKAIEDLVRSYITKSIDREYITTTVDKAREMGAIMTLEEGEYMDPRAVRVVRFGDITSDLCGGTHLSNTSKLESFKITNVEKKQAGVFRIRAISSIKLVNEYLSEVNKKLNEELATIIKKIKELKNDYVAPVINENEPDIETLNLSINKRIDELREVYKQLLKESSNLEFDYETVKFDKINNYDVYINLDVDASSVKLIAASIRDKFQSGKTVAIIGSKNEKELLLAIATRAIDANKMFKKLSSELNGRGGGAPILAMGKMNYSENIESLIKDYLLNA
- the mnmA gene encoding tRNA 2-thiouridine(34) synthase MnmA; its protein translation is MSNKKKVILGMSGGVDSSVCAYLLLKQGYEVEGLFMRNWDSMLNNDFLGNENISQDICPQEQDYHDALEVANKLGIKLHRVDFVNEYWNDVFKTFISEYEAGRTPNPDILCNKYIKFKAFSDYAFNNLGADYIAMGHYAKVTDGRLYRAKDQNKDQTYFLAQLSHEQLKRVLMPLAEFNSKEEVRKIAQEQGLITASKKDSTGICFIGERKFTKFLQNYIPMQPGDIVDIRTNNKLGKHEGCFYYTIGQRKGLNLGGQAEPYYVCGHDVKKNILYVAPSSDLSYLTSDALLATGLTLNHNDFDHNNLSAKFRYRQENIPVTIELLPNNTIKVYYPSEAQAVTPGQQVVIYEGQKCLGGAVIEKIYYKGSEKTYL